Proteins from one Gimesia maris genomic window:
- a CDS encoding sigma-54-dependent transcriptional regulator, with product MKTNSGSLLVVDDDQYILEAMADYLRSLGHRTETSLSCLDAIERLKEFPFQVVVCDVNLPDQDGFHLLEWVKDHAPDTAVIMLTGYGTIESAVEAIRLGAFEYLTKPVIDEELSLTIERCLDQRKVVEENKSLKAQLDQRFGLSNIVGQDYKMQKMFDLIESVADTRTTVLVLGENGTGKTMTARAIHQLSDRCNQPFVEVACGALPDSLLESELFGHKAGSFTGASHDKIGKFLQADGGTLFLDEIATASPSLQVKLLRVLQDREFEAVGDNVTHSVDIRLILATNQNLEEMVAKGEFRQDLYYRINVITLTQPALRERISDIPLLIEHYLKVYNEQIGKSINGFDASATQAMLKYSWPGNVRELINVVERCVVLTKGDYIRMHDLPEQIRQEQSYSLSPENRISNGSLKTALANPERQIIIEALEANGWNRQNTSKALGINRTTLYKKMKKYDIDFEKQLMH from the coding sequence ATGAAGACAAACTCTGGTTCATTACTGGTAGTCGATGACGATCAATATATTCTGGAAGCGATGGCTGATTATCTGAGGAGCCTCGGGCATCGTACCGAAACTTCTCTCAGTTGCCTGGATGCGATTGAGCGTTTAAAGGAATTCCCTTTTCAGGTTGTTGTCTGTGATGTGAACCTGCCTGATCAGGATGGTTTCCATCTGCTCGAATGGGTTAAAGACCATGCACCGGATACCGCGGTCATTATGCTCACTGGTTATGGAACCATAGAAAGCGCCGTCGAAGCGATCCGCCTGGGCGCGTTTGAATATCTGACCAAACCGGTCATCGACGAAGAACTCAGCCTGACGATCGAACGTTGCCTCGACCAGCGCAAAGTGGTCGAAGAAAACAAATCACTCAAGGCACAACTTGATCAGCGATTCGGCCTCTCGAACATTGTCGGCCAGGATTACAAAATGCAGAAAATGTTCGATCTGATTGAAAGCGTGGCAGATACCCGTACTACCGTGCTCGTTCTGGGTGAAAACGGTACAGGCAAAACAATGACCGCCCGTGCTATCCACCAGTTAAGTGACCGCTGCAATCAACCTTTCGTCGAAGTCGCCTGTGGTGCGCTGCCCGATTCATTACTGGAAAGTGAGCTGTTTGGACACAAAGCCGGTTCGTTTACCGGAGCGTCCCACGACAAAATCGGAAAGTTCCTGCAGGCAGATGGCGGCACGCTGTTCCTGGACGAAATTGCGACTGCTTCTCCCAGCCTGCAGGTCAAACTGCTGCGGGTCTTACAGGATCGGGAATTCGAAGCCGTCGGCGATAATGTCACTCACTCCGTCGACATCCGTCTGATTCTCGCTACCAACCAGAACCTGGAAGAAATGGTGGCCAAAGGAGAGTTCCGACAGGACCTCTATTACCGAATCAACGTCATCACCCTGACTCAACCGGCATTGCGGGAACGCATCAGCGACATACCACTGTTGATTGAACATTACCTGAAGGTCTATAACGAACAGATCGGAAAATCGATTAACGGATTTGATGCTTCTGCCACACAGGCCATGCTGAAATACTCCTGGCCGGGAAATGTTCGCGAACTGATCAACGTTGTAGAACGCTGCGTTGTATTGACAAAAGGTGACTATATCCGCATGCATGATCTGCCAGAACAGATTCGGCAGGAACAGTCATACTCACTTTCGCCGGAAAATCGCATAAGCAACGGTTCCCTGAAAACGGCGCTGGCGAATCCGGAACGTCAGATCATTATTGAAGCTCTGGAAGCGAACGGCTGGAACCGGCAGAATACCTCTAAAGCCCTGGGGATCAACCGGACCACGCTCTATAAGAAGATGAAAAAATACGATATCGATTTCGAAAAACAACTGATGCATTAG
- a CDS encoding metallophosphoesterase family protein, translating into MLRAIISDIHGNLEALEAVLADIDSREISEIYCLGDIIGYGPNPRECIDLVRKRCQKSLLGNHDQAALFDPEGFNAGAERAIFWTRRMLETGDASKNQDRWDFLGELPRMIREDKLLFVHGSARNPLNEYVFPEDIYNQRKMERIFGLVDQYCFQGHTHIPGVFTESMNFLAPDEIDYVYPFGQEKFLVNVGSVGQPRDADNRSSYVIIDDEKVSFCRVEYDFNTTAEKIYDIPDLDNFLGDRLRDGR; encoded by the coding sequence TTGTTAAGAGCGATCATAAGTGATATTCACGGTAATCTCGAAGCGCTGGAAGCTGTTCTGGCAGATATTGACAGCCGTGAGATCAGTGAGATTTATTGCCTGGGCGATATTATCGGCTACGGTCCGAATCCGCGCGAATGTATTGACCTGGTAAGAAAACGCTGCCAGAAGTCATTGCTGGGTAACCATGATCAGGCAGCATTATTTGATCCGGAAGGTTTCAATGCGGGCGCTGAACGGGCCATCTTCTGGACACGTCGCATGCTGGAAACCGGCGATGCCTCGAAGAATCAGGATCGTTGGGATTTTCTGGGCGAATTACCTCGCATGATCCGCGAAGATAAACTCCTGTTTGTGCATGGTTCTGCACGGAATCCATTGAACGAATATGTGTTTCCGGAAGACATCTACAATCAGCGAAAAATGGAGCGGATTTTTGGTCTGGTCGACCAGTACTGCTTCCAGGGACACACACATATTCCCGGAGTTTTCACAGAAAGTATGAATTTTCTTGCTCCGGATGAAATAGATTACGTTTACCCCTTTGGCCAGGAAAAATTCCTGGTGAATGTGGGCTCGGTCGGTCAGCCACGTGATGCAGATAATCGTTCTTCCTATGTGATCATCGATGATGAGAAAGTGTCGTTCTGCCGCGTCGAATATGATTTTAATACGACCGCTGAAAAAATTTATGATATTCCTGATTTAGACAACTTCTTAGGCGACCGCCTGCGGGATGGTCGATAA
- a CDS encoding YidC/Oxa1 family insertase periplasmic-domain containing protein → MEQKRLLLFVTLSASMLFFWQLFINPKIAPPPAAQNVVENDAKDPQGADAPLVAKKPDLPGADKGAEVKPAPPEAELLKNPQRTILLGSLDPDSGYFLQTKISTTGASLVEAHLNDPLYRDLNNPKQPLKILGEFAAGKDFKRSLDLNVAQLDAKLAALNTDCHSANWKVLELVKDPDDPKLYQSVLLSLTAPDGSIEVQKKYELKKYPVPEGKDFREFRDTDQAGYMVHFDIKVVNHSQAAQKLDYQLLGPIGIPLENAENTRKYRDLRIGFLQDDKSVETEIFTAPDIIENVNAQQVEKYSRAFQYAGVDIQYFAALLTPDGKNYDPQLVNGEMQSNYSASIEPVLVQRGLRDETQSRITVQVNSKDLDLAPGGDITHSYAMYTGPKRESLLGPPLNATEIMDLGIFGPVAKLMLWLLTTLHGFGLSYGIAIICLTIIVRGSLYPLSRKQAIGAQKMKELQPQIAELKKKYGDDREKLGRAQMELFSKNNYNPLAGCLPIFMQLPIFFGLYTALNNAVQLRGTPFLWVDNLAAPDALFQMPFAIPFLGDQFNLLPIVTVGLFVMQQKLFMPPPTDKDQELQHKIMNYMMIGMGFMFYHVPAGLCVYFIASSLWGICERKLLDFQSKRRPSTIVGSDPNVIDVEAKSKKTQNRKKQTDENEPPAKKGWFARLQEIADQAQEQAALNDRRQENSRDKGTGKKSKKRR, encoded by the coding sequence ATGGAACAAAAACGTCTCTTACTATTCGTCACACTGTCAGCATCCATGTTATTTTTCTGGCAGCTGTTCATTAACCCGAAAATCGCTCCTCCACCCGCAGCGCAAAACGTCGTCGAGAATGACGCAAAAGATCCTCAGGGTGCCGATGCGCCGCTAGTGGCGAAAAAACCGGATCTCCCTGGTGCAGATAAAGGAGCGGAGGTAAAACCGGCTCCCCCTGAAGCAGAACTGCTGAAAAATCCTCAACGCACGATACTGCTGGGCTCTCTGGATCCTGATTCGGGCTATTTTCTGCAGACAAAAATTTCGACAACAGGAGCGTCTCTGGTTGAGGCACACCTGAATGATCCGTTATACCGCGATCTGAATAATCCCAAACAACCGTTGAAAATTCTGGGTGAATTTGCAGCCGGTAAAGACTTCAAACGCAGCCTGGATCTGAATGTGGCACAACTGGATGCCAAACTGGCCGCGTTAAACACAGACTGTCACTCTGCCAACTGGAAAGTTCTGGAACTGGTAAAAGATCCGGATGATCCCAAACTCTATCAGTCAGTTCTCCTGAGTCTGACAGCCCCGGATGGCAGCATTGAAGTACAGAAGAAATACGAACTCAAGAAATATCCGGTTCCAGAGGGAAAAGATTTTCGTGAGTTTCGCGACACCGATCAGGCAGGGTACATGGTTCACTTTGATATCAAAGTGGTCAACCACAGTCAGGCGGCACAGAAGCTGGATTATCAGCTATTGGGGCCGATCGGGATTCCTCTGGAAAATGCCGAAAACACCCGCAAGTATCGCGATCTGCGGATTGGCTTTCTGCAGGATGACAAGAGCGTTGAAACGGAAATCTTTACTGCCCCCGACATCATTGAAAATGTGAATGCGCAGCAGGTCGAGAAGTACAGCCGGGCGTTTCAGTATGCCGGTGTGGATATTCAATACTTCGCTGCTCTCCTGACGCCGGACGGAAAAAACTACGATCCCCAGCTCGTTAACGGCGAAATGCAGTCCAATTATTCGGCCAGTATCGAGCCTGTCCTGGTCCAGCGAGGATTGAGGGATGAAACACAGAGCCGGATCACGGTTCAAGTTAATTCGAAGGATCTGGATCTGGCACCCGGTGGCGATATCACACACAGCTATGCGATGTATACCGGACCAAAACGGGAATCTCTGCTGGGGCCCCCACTGAATGCAACCGAAATTATGGACCTGGGTATTTTCGGGCCGGTTGCCAAGCTGATGCTGTGGCTGTTGACCACCCTGCATGGATTTGGCCTGTCCTATGGAATTGCCATTATCTGCCTGACGATCATCGTGCGTGGCAGTCTGTATCCGCTTTCGCGCAAGCAGGCGATTGGTGCCCAGAAAATGAAAGAGTTACAGCCACAGATTGCTGAACTCAAAAAGAAATACGGGGATGATCGCGAGAAGCTGGGCCGGGCGCAGATGGAGCTGTTCAGCAAGAACAACTATAACCCCCTGGCGGGCTGTCTGCCGATTTTCATGCAGCTGCCGATTTTCTTTGGTCTGTATACCGCTTTGAACAACGCCGTCCAGCTGCGGGGCACTCCTTTCCTGTGGGTGGATAACCTGGCTGCTCCGGACGCCCTGTTTCAGATGCCGTTTGCCATTCCCTTCCTGGGAGACCAGTTTAACCTGCTGCCTATTGTGACCGTTGGATTGTTCGTCATGCAGCAGAAACTGTTCATGCCGCCGCCAACTGATAAAGATCAGGAACTGCAGCACAAAATCATGAACTACATGATGATCGGGATGGGATTCATGTTCTATCATGTTCCCGCAGGTCTGTGCGTGTACTTCATCGCCTCCAGCCTGTGGGGGATCTGTGAGCGAAAGCTGCTGGACTTCCAGTCCAAACGCCGTCCGTCGACCATTGTGGGATCTGATCCGAATGTGATCGACGTCGAAGCCAAATCGAAGAAAACCCAGAATCGAAAAAAACAGACTGATGAAAATGAGCCACCCGCCAAAAAAGGCTGGTTTGCCCGACTCCAGGAAATTGCGGATCAGGCACAGGAGCAGGCAGCATTGAACGATCGGCGACAGGAGAATTCCCGCGATAAAGGAACGGGGAAAAAATCCAAAAAACGCCGCTAG
- a CDS encoding tRNA modification GTPase, giving the protein MNLQFDDTIVALASAPGSGAAGLIRISGNEILPCLQDCFDSDAKWQNSRLPTRYSGTIKLAGSDSRLPGALYFWPTARSFTGQPLAEFHTVSSPPLLESAIENLAAHGARMARPGEFTLRAFLAGRVDLVQAEAVLGVIDAYDHEELNLALSQLAGGVSTRIGAARVDLLELLSELEAGLDFVEEDIEFIDRETLVNRLQKIREFCEQLYLDSSERMESTGSLSLVLAGLPNAGKSTLYNALVGDEQAALVSDIEGTTRDYLVTSLNWSGQPIQLIDTAGLEAGVHEISVSAQQFRQQQMAQADLVVWCTAADLRPELRSIDQSQRTQLAESLNVITVLTKSDLSPALNGDAACEVALSVAEESGLEDLKHAVLSRLSESRRGSRQLIGSTASRCRDSLRQAGHSLQAAEEAAQLQVGEELVAIEIRGALQHLGQIVGQVYTDDILDRIFSKFCIGK; this is encoded by the coding sequence ATGAATCTGCAATTTGATGATACGATTGTCGCGTTGGCCTCTGCACCGGGTAGTGGTGCAGCAGGTCTGATACGTATTAGCGGAAACGAGATTCTTCCCTGTCTGCAAGACTGTTTTGACTCTGATGCGAAATGGCAGAACTCCCGACTGCCGACTCGTTATTCCGGCACCATCAAACTGGCAGGCTCCGATTCCCGGTTGCCAGGGGCGCTCTATTTCTGGCCAACTGCGCGTAGTTTCACCGGTCAGCCTCTGGCCGAATTTCACACAGTCAGTTCGCCTCCCCTGCTGGAGTCGGCCATCGAGAATCTGGCAGCGCATGGTGCCCGGATGGCGCGACCGGGCGAATTCACGCTGCGTGCTTTCCTGGCAGGACGCGTCGATCTCGTCCAGGCAGAAGCGGTGCTCGGGGTGATTGATGCCTACGATCATGAAGAGTTGAATCTGGCACTCAGCCAACTGGCAGGAGGCGTTTCTACCAGGATCGGAGCTGCCCGGGTGGATCTGCTGGAACTGCTGTCTGAGCTTGAAGCAGGTCTGGATTTTGTCGAAGAAGATATAGAATTTATTGATCGTGAAACACTGGTCAACCGTCTGCAGAAGATTCGTGAGTTCTGCGAACAACTGTATCTTGACTCTTCGGAACGGATGGAATCGACGGGCAGCCTGTCACTCGTACTGGCTGGTCTGCCGAATGCAGGCAAGAGTACATTGTATAATGCCCTGGTCGGTGATGAGCAGGCAGCACTGGTGTCAGATATCGAAGGCACCACCCGTGATTACCTGGTGACCTCACTCAACTGGAGCGGTCAACCGATTCAACTGATTGATACAGCAGGTCTGGAAGCTGGCGTACATGAGATTTCAGTCTCTGCCCAGCAGTTTCGCCAGCAGCAGATGGCACAGGCAGATCTGGTCGTCTGGTGTACTGCAGCGGACCTGCGTCCCGAATTGCGCAGCATTGATCAATCACAGCGCACGCAGCTTGCTGAATCACTTAATGTCATCACAGTGCTGACGAAAAGTGATCTCTCCCCTGCTCTGAATGGGGACGCCGCCTGCGAGGTGGCGTTGAGTGTAGCTGAAGAATCGGGACTGGAAGATCTTAAGCATGCGGTTCTCTCGCGTTTGAGTGAATCCCGGCGGGGCAGTCGCCAGTTGATTGGTTCAACGGCCTCCCGTTGTCGCGACAGTCTGCGTCAGGCAGGACACTCTCTGCAGGCGGCGGAAGAAGCCGCGCAGTTACAAGTAGGAGAGGAACTGGTTGCGATTGAGATTCGCGGAGCCCTGCAGCATCTGGGGCAGATCGTCGGGCAGGTTTATACCGATGACATTCTGGATCGCATCTTCAGTAAGTTCTGTATCGGCAAATAA
- a CDS encoding SLC13 family permease: MIGDSSHSGESRIPFYGKLFSVIAFMVILNLPTPADMTPSAQRLAAVTALMAILWMTQAIPIAATSLIPLVAFPIFGIQNPKTVSGSYINENIFLYMGGFIIALGIEKWGVHRRIALNTIRVIGSSPRRVVLGFLFATAFLSMWISNTASTLLMLPIGMAIIGSISELAMFESQEDSSKAIQHFSVALLLGIAYSASIGGVTTLIGTPTNIAFQSIWTSQFPDGPQLSAGEWMIMVIPFGITFLMLTWIVLCWNMPKLASSKESSKAIINEHVRQLGKPTRPEILMLMVFVITAVLWITRKPLTFGEETVLLPGWETLPIHFLTKWGISVNSASGWVHDSTVAMGMALLMFAIPAQKSEQGETQYLMDWETAERLPWGVLLLIGGGFAIASAFSSTDLSGWVGEVFSERITGWPAWALIFAACLMLTFLTEFTSNIATVNTVLPIMAATAVSLGIDPRLIMIPAAISASCAFTMPIATPPNAIVFASGKIRMSDMLRYGIILNLIGVFLLTAFMWFYFVPQLGIEFGTVPEWVHQHTPESK, encoded by the coding sequence GTGATTGGCGACTCATCACATTCGGGAGAAAGCAGAATTCCCTTCTACGGGAAACTGTTCAGCGTGATTGCGTTTATGGTCATCCTGAATCTGCCAACCCCTGCAGACATGACTCCCTCGGCTCAGCGTCTCGCCGCGGTCACAGCTTTAATGGCAATCCTGTGGATGACACAGGCCATTCCCATCGCCGCCACCAGCCTGATCCCCCTGGTGGCGTTCCCCATTTTTGGCATTCAAAATCCAAAAACCGTCAGTGGTTCTTATATTAATGAGAATATTTTCCTGTATATGGGGGGATTCATCATTGCACTGGGCATTGAAAAGTGGGGCGTGCACCGACGCATCGCTTTGAACACGATTCGAGTCATAGGCAGCAGTCCACGTCGGGTTGTACTCGGTTTTTTATTCGCCACCGCGTTTCTCTCGATGTGGATCAGCAATACCGCGTCGACTCTACTCATGCTGCCTATCGGCATGGCGATCATCGGTTCGATCTCCGAACTGGCGATGTTTGAGTCCCAGGAAGATTCCTCAAAAGCCATCCAACACTTCTCGGTCGCTTTACTGCTGGGCATTGCCTATTCTGCGAGCATTGGCGGGGTAACAACACTTATTGGAACGCCGACCAATATTGCATTTCAGTCAATCTGGACTTCTCAGTTTCCAGACGGCCCACAATTATCTGCAGGTGAGTGGATGATTATGGTCATCCCGTTTGGCATTACCTTTTTGATGCTGACCTGGATCGTACTCTGCTGGAATATGCCAAAGCTGGCGAGTTCAAAAGAGTCATCCAAAGCGATCATCAATGAACATGTCAGACAGCTGGGAAAACCGACACGTCCCGAGATTCTGATGTTGATGGTGTTTGTGATTACAGCCGTATTATGGATCACCCGAAAGCCCCTTACGTTTGGTGAAGAGACTGTTCTACTGCCGGGCTGGGAAACTCTTCCTATCCACTTTCTGACCAAGTGGGGAATCTCCGTCAATTCTGCATCAGGCTGGGTACACGATTCCACGGTAGCCATGGGCATGGCGTTACTCATGTTTGCGATCCCTGCTCAGAAATCGGAGCAGGGGGAGACGCAATACCTGATGGACTGGGAAACGGCAGAACGTCTTCCCTGGGGAGTGCTGCTGTTGATTGGGGGCGGGTTTGCAATCGCCAGTGCGTTCAGCAGCACCGATCTCTCTGGTTGGGTGGGAGAGGTATTTTCCGAACGCATCACAGGCTGGCCTGCCTGGGCACTCATCTTTGCCGCGTGTCTAATGCTGACATTTCTGACGGAATTTACATCCAATATTGCCACCGTGAATACAGTGCTGCCCATCATGGCGGCGACGGCCGTCAGTCTCGGCATCGATCCGCGTCTGATCATGATTCCCGCTGCCATTTCGGCCAGCTGCGCCTTCACAATGCCGATTGCCACGCCTCCCAATGCCATTGTATTTGCATCGGGAAAAATCAGAATGTCAGACATGCTCAGGTACGGTATTATTCTCAATTTGATCGGGGTCTTCCTGTTGACCGCATTTATGTGGTTCTATTTCGTACCGCAACTGGGAATTGAGTTCGGAACCGTCCCCGAATGGGTGCATCAGCATACGCCTGAAAGCAAATAA
- a CDS encoding universal stress protein: MIDIKKILIPTDFSETSQAATQYAVELAKKFGAQLHLLHVIEDPVVYMPMFESYALPPKEDFENFAKTRLDNWILDEDKAGLEISTHWVHGNPFVDILKYAKREEIDLIVVGTHGRSFTAHLLLGSVAEKVVRKASCPVLTVRPKGHQFIHPTSDDE; this comes from the coding sequence ATGATCGACATCAAAAAAATCCTGATACCAACAGACTTCAGCGAAACCTCTCAGGCAGCGACTCAGTATGCAGTCGAACTGGCGAAAAAATTCGGTGCCCAGTTGCATCTGCTGCACGTCATTGAAGACCCTGTGGTCTATATGCCGATGTTCGAGAGCTATGCCTTGCCTCCCAAAGAAGACTTTGAAAACTTTGCCAAAACCCGGTTAGACAACTGGATTCTGGATGAAGACAAAGCAGGCCTGGAAATTTCAACCCACTGGGTACACGGAAATCCGTTTGTCGATATTCTGAAATATGCCAAGCGGGAAGAAATCGACCTGATTGTGGTGGGTACACACGGACGTTCTTTCACCGCACACCTGCTGCTGGGCAGTGTCGCAGAGAAAGTGGTCCGCAAGGCATCCTGCCCGGTCCTGACCGTACGCCCCAAAGGTCATCAGTTCATTCACCCGACATCCGATGACGAATAA
- a CDS encoding sugar phosphate isomerase/epimerase family protein: MEKWPIGVFASVDAGLGVHFDVVQELGIPTVQIHAPHKQTRTPEVAQEFLERCNSAGIKLTCVFGGFDGESYADIPTTKQTVGLVPAETRAARVEEMKEISDFAKLLGCDTVALHIGFVPEDRDSDNYKELVSVTQGLLDHVKVNGQNLNLETGQESADHLLDFISDVGRDNLKINFDPANMILYGTGDPIAALKRVGHLVGSVHCKDATWAAEEKRGIDWGAEVPLGEGDVGMGTYLRTLDDIGYTGPLTIEREIPEDREQQKTDIGKAVSLLTELKKQLG; this comes from the coding sequence ATGGAAAAATGGCCTATTGGTGTATTCGCTTCGGTTGACGCCGGATTAGGAGTGCATTTTGACGTGGTTCAGGAGTTGGGAATTCCTACCGTACAGATCCATGCACCTCACAAACAGACGCGAACTCCCGAAGTGGCACAGGAATTCCTGGAACGCTGCAATTCTGCCGGGATCAAACTCACCTGTGTGTTCGGCGGATTTGATGGTGAAAGCTATGCAGACATCCCCACTACAAAACAGACCGTGGGACTGGTTCCCGCTGAAACACGAGCAGCCCGTGTTGAGGAAATGAAAGAGATTTCTGACTTTGCGAAATTGCTTGGATGCGATACGGTCGCTTTGCATATTGGCTTTGTTCCTGAAGATCGTGATTCAGACAATTACAAAGAACTGGTGTCGGTTACACAGGGCCTGCTGGATCATGTCAAAGTCAATGGACAGAACCTGAATCTGGAAACGGGACAGGAATCCGCAGACCACCTGCTTGATTTTATCAGTGATGTCGGTCGAGATAATCTGAAGATCAACTTTGACCCTGCCAATATGATTCTGTACGGAACCGGTGATCCTATCGCTGCTCTGAAACGGGTAGGACATCTGGTGGGTAGTGTCCACTGTAAAGATGCGACCTGGGCAGCAGAGGAGAAACGGGGGATTGACTGGGGCGCGGAAGTTCCTCTCGGCGAAGGTGATGTCGGCATGGGGACCTATCTGCGGACTCTGGATGATATCGGTTACACCGGTCCTCTGACGATCGAACGGGAAATTCCCGAGGATCGCGAACAGCAGAAGACGGATATTGGCAAGGCCGTTTCGCTGTTAACCGAGCTGAAAAAGCAACTGGGTTAA